One genomic region from Haloarcula taiwanensis encodes:
- a CDS encoding xanthine permease — MTDATPPDDGQNPTTPEEPETAGFVEYGIDDKPPRKQAILLGVQHYLTMIGASVAIPLGLAGAMGMFEAAPEQVGRLIGTFFVVSGIATLAQTTLGNRYPIVQGGTFSMLAPGLAIIGVLAQQGADWQTMLVELQGAVIVAGIVEMVIGYSGLMGKLKRYVGPVVIAPVIALIGLSLFNVPQIANPNFGDPGTGQNWWLLGLTMLSIIACSQYLDRRHRAFKLFPVLLGILFAWTVAALLSVTGVFTSGSVSYVSLGSVASAPLVQPIYPFQWGLPQFTPGFIVGMFAGMLASVVESFGDYHSVARIAGRGAPNSHRINDGIGMEGVGNVFAGIMGTGNGCTSYTENVGAIAITGVASRYVVQIGAAVMILVGYFGPAGQLFATIPSPIIGGLYIVMFGQIAAVGLSQLKYVDLDANRNVFIVGFALFAGLAVPEYMSQVGQGMDVGGATALQQGLAAVPVLGSVLGTDVVATTLFVMGGTGMVVGGIVAFILDNTVPGSREERGLAAWAALTEDDSEYVSAADRIRGRGGDRPSAVSDD, encoded by the coding sequence ATGACTGACGCGACACCACCGGACGACGGACAAAACCCGACCACACCGGAGGAACCGGAAACCGCCGGCTTCGTCGAGTACGGCATCGACGACAAGCCGCCGCGAAAGCAGGCGATACTGCTCGGCGTCCAGCACTACCTGACGATGATCGGCGCGTCCGTGGCGATTCCGCTCGGACTCGCGGGCGCGATGGGCATGTTCGAGGCCGCGCCGGAGCAGGTCGGCCGTCTCATCGGGACGTTCTTCGTCGTCTCCGGCATTGCGACGCTCGCCCAGACGACGCTCGGAAACAGGTACCCGATCGTTCAGGGCGGAACGTTCTCAATGCTTGCACCCGGGCTGGCCATTATCGGCGTGCTGGCCCAGCAGGGCGCAGACTGGCAGACCATGCTCGTAGAGCTACAGGGGGCCGTCATCGTCGCTGGTATCGTCGAGATGGTAATCGGCTACAGCGGTCTCATGGGAAAGCTGAAGCGGTACGTCGGTCCGGTCGTCATCGCGCCGGTCATCGCGCTCATCGGCCTCTCGCTGTTTAACGTCCCACAGATAGCGAACCCGAACTTCGGCGACCCGGGGACCGGTCAGAACTGGTGGCTGCTCGGGCTGACAATGCTCTCGATTATCGCGTGTTCACAGTACCTCGACCGACGCCACCGGGCGTTCAAGCTCTTTCCCGTACTCTTGGGTATTCTGTTTGCGTGGACTGTCGCAGCCCTCCTCTCGGTCACCGGCGTCTTTACATCGGGTTCGGTCAGCTACGTCTCGCTCGGTTCGGTCGCGAGCGCACCGCTTGTCCAGCCCATCTACCCGTTCCAGTGGGGGCTCCCGCAGTTCACGCCGGGTTTCATCGTCGGGATGTTCGCTGGAATGCTCGCCTCCGTCGTCGAGAGCTTCGGCGACTACCACTCCGTCGCCCGCATCGCCGGCCGCGGCGCGCCGAACAGCCATCGGATCAACGACGGTATCGGCATGGAGGGAGTCGGAAACGTGTTCGCTGGCATCATGGGCACCGGCAACGGCTGCACCTCCTACACTGAGAACGTCGGCGCAATCGCCATCACCGGCGTCGCGTCCCGCTACGTCGTACAGATTGGCGCTGCGGTGATGATTCTGGTCGGCTACTTCGGACCAGCGGGCCAGTTGTTCGCGACCATTCCGTCGCCAATCATCGGCGGCCTCTATATCGTCATGTTCGGACAGATCGCCGCCGTGGGCCTCTCACAGCTCAAGTACGTCGACCTCGATGCCAACCGAAACGTCTTCATCGTCGGCTTCGCGCTCTTTGCCGGTCTCGCAGTCCCTGAGTACATGAGCCAGGTCGGCCAGGGGATGGACGTCGGCGGTGCAACGGCCCTCCAGCAGGGCCTCGCGGCCGTGCCGGTGCTGGGGAGCGTCCTCGGAACCGATGTGGTTGCGACAACGCTGTTCGTCATGGGCGGGACCGGGATGGTCGTCGGTGGCATTGTCGCCTTCATCCTCGACAACACCGTGCCCGGGTCCCGCGAGGAACGCGGCCTCGCGGCCTGGGCCGCGCTCACAGAAGACGACAGTGAATACGTCTCAGCAGCAGACCGGATCCGCGGCCGCGGCGGCGATCGTCCGTCCGCGGTGAGCGACGACTGA